The DNA segment tattaatttagtATTTCATATAGTAGTATAATCATAGGTACGTACAGGTGTAGCAAAACAactatatactctgttggtatacttatataccatactggtatcatataatatttgaaaatattttttgtttctttaaccgaatgtaattggattgtacacaaaatattaatttagcatttcatatagtagtatagtcataggTAGGTGCAGGTGTGTAGCAAAACAactatatactctgttggtatacttgtataccatactggtatcatataatatttgaaaatattttttgtttctttaactgaatgtaattggattgtacacaaaatattaatttagcATTTCATATAGTAGTATAGTTATAGGTACGCGCAGGTGTGTAGCAAAACAactatatactctgttggtatacttgtataccatactggtatcatataatatttgaaaatattttttgtttctttaactgGATGTAATTGGATTGTATTCTTACCCTCTGTGTCTTGCGTGGAAGTCGTGAGTATGGTCCCTCTATATGTTGACTTTAAAAAACTTCCATCAACTACAACTGTTGGCCTACAATAGACCCATCCTCTAATCGATGCATATATAGCTATGAATGCATACAAGAAGCTCCCATCTCCTTCAGTGTGTAGTCGTGTCACTGATCCTGGGTTAGCATACTCTAACATATAAAGATATGTTGGCATTTTCTTGTATGATTCACTTGGTGATCGTCTCAATAATTGCATTGCTTTTTCTTTTGATCTTcatgcttgcatgtagcttaAGTCCATACCATATACTTTTTGGATGTCTCTCTGGATATCTGTTGGTGTATATATGATTTTCGGGTCAACAAGTTTATCTTGTACCACAGCTGCAACAAAAGCTGAGACAGCTTGCTTTTGTGAACAAAATCTCTTATCAGTTAAACAACTGTGGACAGAATTGAAATCCGTCACTTTGAAAAGATTTGATGCTCGCAGGCTTGATGCTTTAAGCCTCCAAATGCATCTTTCATCCACGCATTCAAGGATATACATGTTTATAATACAAATACAGTTATGTATAatgttttattgataaaaaacacACACAAAAATTCGTACAATTATATACTCACATGGTATACTCTGTTAGTATACTTATATACTATATCAGTATCATATTTTGCTGATAAAAAATATAGACAAAGCATCACAATTCTATACTCACATAGTATACTGATTTAGCATACatatatactatattggtattaTGTTTTACTGATAATAACAAAGACAAACCAATACAGTTATATACTCACATAGTATACTGATATAGCATACTTATATACTATACCAGTATCACTGATAAAAAACACAGACAAACCAATACAATTCCATACTCGCATAGTATACTGATTTAGCgtacttatatactatatatgtATCACATAGTTTTTTACTTGAAAACATGCAGACGGACCTTCTTGGGCATAATTTATGAACCCGATATTGACATTTTTCTCTAACGGCATACTGTTTCATAACGAGAGCCAGCAGGTTCTTGTCTTTATAAatttgtcctttttcaacaatttgatgaAATTGATCAGTTATGTGTTTGCATCATCAAGTTATAAAATGGCGTCATCTCTTTCTTGCACATCAAACGTAGTAATCATATCAGTGCTTTCAAATTGTGCAATTTCAAATTGTGCAATTTCATAACTGAAATTGATCAGTTATGTGTTTGCATCATCAAATTCTCCCAAGCAATTCTCAGAAATTGCACAATTTGAAAGCACTGATATGATTACTACGTTTGATGTGCAAGAAAGAGATGACGCCATTTTAGAACTTGATGATGCAAACACATAACTGATCAATTtcatcaaattgttgaaaaaggacaaatTTATGAAGACAAGAACCTGCTGGCTCTCGTTATGAAACAGTATGCCGTTAGAGAAAAATGTCAATATCGGGTTCATAAATCATGCCCAAGAAGGTCCATCTGCATGTTTTCAAGTAAAAAACTATGTGATacatatatagtatataagtacGCTAAATCAGTATACTATGCGAGTATGGAATTGTATTGGTTTGTCTGTGTTTTTTATAAGTGATACTGGTATAGTATATAAGTATGCTATATCAGTATACTATGCGAGTATATAACTGTATTGGTTTGTCTTTGTTATTATCAGTAAAACAtaataccaatatagtatatatGTATGCTAAATCAGTATACTATGTGAGTATAGAATTGTGATGCTTTGTCTATATTTTTTATCAGCAAAATATGATACTGATATAGTATAtaagtataccaacagagtataccATGTGAGTATATAATTGTACGGATTTTTGTGTgtgttttttatcaataaaacatTATACATAACTGTATTTGTATTATAAACATGTATATCCTTGAATGCGTGGATGAAAGATGCATTTGGAGGCTTAAAGCATCAAGCCTGCGAGCATCAAATCTTTTCAAAGTGACGGATTTCAATTCTGTCCACAGTTGTTTAACTGATAAGAGATTTTGTTCACAAAAGCAAGCTATCTCAGCTTTTGTTGCAGCTGTGGTACAAGATAAACTTGTTGACCCGAAAATCATATATACACCAACAGATATCCAGAGAGACATCCAAAAAGTATATGGTATGGACTtaagctacatgcaagcatggagaTCAAAAGAAAAAGCAATGCAATTATTGAGACGATCACCAAGTGAATCATACAAGAAAATGCCAACATATCTTTATATGTTAGAGTACGCTAACCCAGGATCAGTGACACGACTACACACTGAAGGAGATGGGAGCTTCTTGTATGCATTCATAGCTATATATGCATCGATTAGAGGATGGGTCTATTGTAGGCCAACATTTGTAGTTGATGGAAGTTTTTTAAAGTCAACATATAGAGGGACCAAACTTACGGCTTCCACGCAAGACACAGAGGGTAAGAATACAATCCAATTACATtcagttaaagaaacaaaaaatattttcaaatattatatgataccagtatggtatacaagtataccaacagagtatatagtTGTTTTGCTACACACCTGCGCGTACCTATAACTATACTACTATATGAAATgctaaattaatattttgtgtacaatccaattacattcagttaaagaaacaaaaaatattttcaaatattatatgataccagtatggtatacaagtataccaacagagtatatagtTGTTTTGCTACACACCTGCACCTAcctatgactatactactatatgaAATGCTAAATTAATATAGTGTGTTGTAATTGATATTTTGTTCTTTGGGTTTACAGGACAAATTCTACCCCTTGCATATGCAATTGTTGATTCGGAAAATGATGCATCATGGGAATGGTTCTTCGTGCAGTTCAGAGAAACCTATGGACAAAGAGTGGGAATGTGCATTGTATCAGACAAGCATGATGCTATATGGAAAGCAACTTCAATTGTCTATCCAGAAGTCCCTCATTGTGCATGTATGTTCCATCTATGGAACAACATAAAGACAAACTTCAGGAAGATCCAAAAACAAATCAAAGAAGTATATTTTGCATTAGCAAGAGCATACACTGTTGAAGAATTCAACAGGCATATGGCAGAGTTAGAAGCTATTGATAGTAGAGTGAAAACATACCTGATAGATATTGGATATGATAAATGGTCCCGGGCGCATTCCAAGGCAAATAGAACCATGACCATGACATCGAATATTGCGGAATCAGTAAATGCAGCAAACAAGCACGCAAGAGACCTCCCAGTTGTGAATTTGCTTGACTTTATGACAACATTGATTCAAAAATGGAATTACACCAATCGGAAGGATGCAGTGGAATCATTTATGAAGATTGGTGCAAAGTATGAAAAAATATTGGCAGATAATACTATCTTATCACAGACGATGACGGTATCCATTTTAAAAATCATAAAAACACTGCATGTattgtatttttacttttttaccttaatgattTCACTAAACAACTGAATATTGTTATTTAAGAAATACTATTACTTCATATAGCTAATGActtttcttaattaaaattatactaGGTGTTGCCATCAACTGAATTCTTACATTTAGTAATTGATGGCCAAACAAGAAATGTGGTGCGCCTACATGAAAGAAACTACACTTGTGGGAGATTTCAGCTAGACGATATTCCATGTCCACATGCAATGGCAGTTATACAAAAATTCCATATGGATTCATACAAGTATTGCTCGGATTACTACTACATAGACTACTTGCTGAAAACATATGAGATACCAGTAAATCCATTGCCTAATGAAACAACGTGGCAAATTCCAGAAGATGTCTCTTCGCAGGTGGTACTGCCACCAAAAGGAAAAATCAAACCAGGAAGACCTAAAAAGAAGAGAGGCATAGGAGGCTGGGAAGGAAATACAGTTACATGTGCACTATGCGGGAGAAAAGGACACAATCGGGGAACATGCCGAAATACTCCAAAGAGAGATTGATATAATGCTTCAATGTTTTTATAGAACTCATATATCGTAGAATCATAGCATTTGaattgcaaaaaaataaaatgcaTTTCTTGCACTAGACATATATTTGGTATGATGATTCTTTGAGAAATTACTTTTTGGCAACAAATTTATATGGCTACTTGTATTTTCAATAagaatctatttttttttattttagtataTAAAAGTGGGATGCATCTACATCTAGTTGTTGCAGGAAAAAAGATGCtaaaatatatatgtgatacCCAAATGGTATATCTGTATACCTTATTGGTATATCTGTATATCTTATTAGTATCAAAATATGTGCAGAAATAGAAGTGGTGCTGCAAATGCAACATTTGTACATACTTTGTTAACAAAATGGTCATGCTTTGCAGCTCATGTCTGTATTGAAGTATAACAAATTGGAAGCCATTTACATGCAGTTATTGTACATCATTAGGTACATTAATACAAGGTGATACCCGAATGTTATATTTATATACCTCGCTAGTATATAGTGGTATTGCACTAATATGGCTAAAACAAAATATGCGCAGAAATACAAATGGTGCACCAAATACAACGTGATACCCAAAATGCGCACGCTTTGGAACTCATGTCAGTACTTACATCTAGTTGCTAAAGGAAGAAAGGTGAGTCAAATACAACGTGATACCCAAATGGTATATCAGTATACCTGATTGGTATATAGTTCTACAACACTAATACACCATCTATGCTAAAACTACAGATGGACATTAAAGCTTAGACCATCATCACATTCGAAAGCAGATCATTTAACTTCTGTCACAACTACTTTGTATGTTGTTGGAAGTGTTCGCTTCATCTGCCCCTAATTTTCACTTGCAAAATCCATTAAACCTTACCCTCTGGCAAAGGAATGGACCTCGGCATCCTAATAAACCAACAACTTTATGGAAGAAGCCTAAGAAAAGCCTAATAAAACAAGCTGAAATCAGAAACAAAATCAGCAAATTTTCAGCATCAAGAGACATAACTAAACTGATAACCCCCATGTACTTGAAGAAATCTATACCACATATTCTGAACCAGAATAATTAAATATGACAAAAGAAACATTAGCAGCGGGAAATATTTTATAAAGGCACAAGTTTCCTACAGTCTTGAATCAGCAGAAGGTCATTTACTACTAATAATACCATTCTTCACCAAAAACTATTAAAATCCTGCAAAGTTTTCATGATACGATTAACTAAAACCAAAAAGAGACCTATACTACTTCTTGCGTTTCTTTCCACGAGTCTTTTTAGGTGCTACTGGAGCCTCAGATTCACTTGATTCGCCATGCAACTGCTTGTTCCTCCCATAGTGCCACAATAGTATACCAAACATAGCTCAAAGACCATCCACATCAAAATTGGCAACAGGGATTGGAAGATCTTCAATAATATACTCAGCAAAGCAAGCAACATATACTCCACAATCTCTGAAATAAAACAAATGAATAGACTATACAAATCAATTAGAAGTGAAAATGTTAATATGAATGAggaaaacaaagtaaaaaaaaagtaatTATTCTTACGAATTTTGCTGTGTTGGCAGATTTGTAATCAGTTCAATCTCAAAAGGATCAGTCAACTTCTTTCCCATGTGCAGACCATTTTCTACTACAATGTCACTTCTTTGGTTATAAAATTCAATACTAACTAGAAATAGGGGGATCAACACAAGCCTCTGCCACTTTTTGAATAGCTTTTTTGTGCTTTCGACTATGTAGCGAGTCATATACGTAAAAACATTTCTTGTGGAATGACACACACCCCAATATCCAATGCCAGATTTCTGCCAAATTAATTGGAAAATTGACATGATCAACCTGGTGACATGATCAACCTGGTGCCATGGGATCAACACAGCATAAGCCTCTGAAATGTCATTTACAAATGGAAATCTTCCTTTGATAACCTTCGAGGATCCCCCAACAGCACTAACACCAGATTGCCAGTCATTCCTATACGGCGACTATTTTACAGTTGCGGGGCGCCTTCTCCGTGCTAAAACTGCAGGAGTAGTTTCAACGTCTGTTTGTATCTGGACAATACTTCTTGATACCGACTGATCAGGTTTAGACTTATTTACAACATGAGTTGTCAGTTCATTTCCAGATTGATTTACATTACGTCTCCCTCCTTGTGTAATGGCAGCAATTAGATCAAGTTGAGAATCAGtatattcaaaatcagaatccaAGTGAAGATCACCCCCGTGTCGACATGGAGCTTAAATTAAAAAATGCCAGTGAATAAATAAATATACAAAGTtaaaaaatttagaaaaaaagaatgaaaagttaTATATTGAAGACATTACCAGAAGGCAAATTCACATTACTACCACCAACATCCACTTGACCAACACCATCAACCCGACATGCTGAACACATAAAAGCATTATCAGCATCActacttaaataaaaattaaaaaactatCAAGAACCTATCATTTACATACTAACTACAGAATTAGTAACATCGACATCGTACCCTGTGGAGCAGTATTAGACTCAATAACAATATCTGCTCGTGTCTGTACAGGGATTCCTGATGGCAGCGGAGCAGGACCCGACTTTTTAACATCATGAGATGACTGCTTATATGTTGCTTGTTGTGTAATGGCGGTGATTTGATCAATTGCAGATGCAGACAAATTAAAGTTAGAATCTAAGCCAAAATCATCATTAACTACATCATCACTTGTTGTGACGCTCTTCACATTGACACCAGTGGCACCTCCATTTTGACCAACCCCACCAAAACCAGATACTAAACATATAAAAGTATAAGCAAGAGTACTATTTtcaaaaaacaacaacaaaaaaaaatcaatcaaatctGTGATTTACATACTAGAAGGCGTTTTGGGCGTGCTATCTCCAAGAACTACAGGATCATTCCCAACGTGGCCACTTTCAAACTGGTCATAATCATTATGCATCTCACGAAAGTCAGGATCATTATCCTGTTGCTTATGCTGAAAATGAGAAACTAACAATTTTAGTATTATGTATATTACAAGAATACTATGTGCACTAAAAGTAAAGAATGGAATAGTATCCTATAAGCATATATTGCATCTTTGAACAATATACTATAGCGTTATATTATATAAAAGATCAATACCGCTGAATTTCCCTCTGGTTTCATTGACTGCCTACCAATAGCTGCAAGCACCTCCTCAAACTTGGTCTCTACAAAAAGCTTCAAAGCTTGTAACTCCTTCATTACCTCAGCATTGGTAGGTTGGGAATCACCTCCAGTACTTTCATGCATACTTTGTGTCTTTGGTAATTGAGTGCCAAAAACCTGAAAGCTATCGGGCTGACTGCCATGATGTACTACAAACCGCATCTCATTTTTCACCTCATGATGTACTTCTCTAATAAGCAAATGATGCATAACCCGAATCTGCACAATAACTGGTGGCAGATCCAAAAAATAGCCAAAGCATGTTTTCTTAAACAGTCGAAGTTGCCTCTTTGATAAATTCgctttcaattgatgaataacatGGCAGTTGGTATCCCAATCAACCTTTGGTTTATAATCTAATTCCATAGGCACAAGGAAATCCCAACACTGCAAAACATGTTCATAtaaaataatttcagaaatagaattcacttaaaatATAACTAAACCAACTAAAAATATTACAACTGCCATACGATACCAACACGACATATAACTATACCAGCAGGGTATACAATTCTACTGACTAATTTCCGGCAACTACAAATTTTACTTATAAGGAAACAAAAGGAAAATAGTGTGGGAACAATTTGCAGCAATACTAAGTGACCATCAATGCATAAACTTACTTTAAGTTGTTTCATTTGAAGATGCATATTCAATATTACTAGGGAGGGAAAGCCAAAAGAAACTTAACTATTAAATCTACAGTATCCGGAAACTATTCTATCAAATACATATTTTAgaggatagtagtaaaatactTTTCATCTTGCATATTCTTGAGATTACTAAGGAAGTAAAAGAATAGCATAAACTCACATCAAATTGCACTACAAGATAGTTAATATTCGACAAGGAACTTATGCTACAGTACCAGCGCTTCTCGCCCATTGACCCCATCCACACAATGCCACCTATAAAGAAAAGCTCATTCTGCACTCCTAACTTACACGGTCCCATTCCTTCCATGCTTCTCTCCACCACTGTCAACTGGCTAAATACTAAATCATGTACAAAACCATCTAATGCAAAGCTGAAAATCAGAAATCACACAGAGCAGCTCTGGCTTCAATAAATATGGTTGACTACAACAGCTACTGAATCAGTGACCCTTTTTAAACCTCAAGCAGAACATTAATTTAATTTGTCTATATTGATTCAAAAACATTGAGAAACTAATAGCAAAGACAAATATGCCATCCAAAATTAACAAGCTCATTATTGCAAATTAACTGGTATGTACAATATACTAGAAAAGATCACTCAATTCCTTCATGCTCAAACACAATATATACAAAATGATATCTTTTACTTCTTCTAAGCAGAATGATAGGCCTAAATTTTGCTAATATCACAGAAACATACACATAGAACAGCTCAAATTAACTTCACCCAAAAACTCAAAATTCGCTGGTACTTGATTTTCTCTTAGTTAATCATCTAGTGATGGATTTTGACAGCTATAAACACTATTACATCGCACTGAACATTGATAAAACGGATAGCTGGAATAAACAGATAAATGGAAATCGTAATAAATTTACAACAATTCTCTTAAATGTACAGAATGAATTTGAAGaaatagaattcacttaaaatTAACACAACTGATTATAACTATAATATAATACAAAAGCATAACAGGAAATCAAAAAATAACAATGTACTATACATTAAAAATCTCAAAGATCATAATTGTAAGAAAATTACCTTCTGGGGTGCGATaccaatttttttcttctttaactgAGAATCATTGCTACAATCAACATCTACTGGTTGAGTCTCTGTTTTAGGCACGGATTCACGTCGGCTTCCCCCTAACTCAGAATCCTcaacaactttaccttttcccttATCAGTCACAGGAATACCTCCTATGACTGGTTCGGAGTTTGTGCCGGGTAATGACAGGTAGGGAGTTTCATCGACTGATGAAGCATTAATATTGTTGCCTTTTCCACCCTCTAATTCTACATTTTCAGTTATGTTTTCAACATGACTACTGCTAGGGTTACGACTAAATAGAGACTGAGAatcagaaaataaggaaaaactagGAACAGACATGGCTGAGGCAACGGATTCAGCAGCTACTTGTGTTGAAGAATGATATTGTCCACGGCGCCACCATCTACGCGCACAATGCTTCCGACCCATAGAAAAAACAACAACCCATAGACATTGATTCACAAAAGTACAAAGGAAAACACAAAAATTCTATGATTTTGAAACCCGCTTTCACTAAAATGTACTTTTAGAAGCAAAAATTTCACCCAAAGGTAAAATGTCACCCAAAAATAGGTACTAGATGAAGAGATAGAACGGAAtcgaaaataaaaaattaaaaactcgAATGTGGGTGAATTTTGCGTTCTCATCGGTTGGCTATGGAGATTTGGAAACTGTACTCTAGTCTACTTGTTAACTGTTAAAGAACGAAGAAAAGCGTGGGAAGCTTGTGCCGGATGAAATAGGTGGGCTGGATCGAAGATAAGGAGAGATGGGTAGATTGGGCCGCGTGAAATATGGGGGCCGGGTAAATAAATTGGGCCGACTAGGTAggcagggtaaatagtttgggcatGGGTATtaaaaggtaaatagtttgggcttaataggtataaagtgagattttcaCTTTTTGTTAGTGTAACTTCTTTCTGCCCAGTGGAACTTTTGAACCCACAAATCGTTCATGGACTTTTAACTTATAAAACTTCAACTTCTAGCAAattttcatgtaaaaatagtacgggctagccagttttcagactggtcatttaaaaatagccagcatttgcaaagtcattgaaaaataaccactattttgctgcaacacgaaaagttccaacataatatactggagatcggtgcacctatgtatgaacttccagcatattatgctggaactccaacacgcgaaaagttccagtatattatgttggaccggtatattatactagagtattttttcgaattttgaacaatgttttcgttcaaatttatctttacataaaaagtggctaaatttcgattacttttgaaactatgactatttttaaatgaccacttataaatctagctatttttaaatttctcccgatTTTCAT comes from the Nicotiana sylvestris chromosome 4, ASM39365v2, whole genome shotgun sequence genome and includes:
- the LOC138890352 gene encoding uncharacterized protein translates to MYILECVDERCIWRLKASSLRASNLFKVTDFNSVHSCLTDKRFCSQKQAISAFVAAVVQDKLVDPKIIYTPTDIQRDIQKVYGMDLSYMQAWRSKEKAMQLLRRSPSESYKKMPTYLYMLEYANPGSVTRLHTEGDGSFLYAFIAIYASIRGWVYCRPTFVVDGSFLKSTYRGTKLTASTQDTEGQILPLAYAIVDSENDASWEWFFVQFRETYGQRVGMCIVSDKHDAIWKATSIVYPEVPHCACIWQS